TTTCATCTCCCCAGTAAGATTCTATGAAACCGTCTTTTTCCAAACGACGGAACGCTGTGTAAAGTGTCGCCTCTTTTAATTCATACTGATTATCGCTAAGTGAAATAATCTTTTTATATATTTCATATCCATAGCTATCGCCTTGTCTTAACACATTCAAAATAATTGTTGTCGTGTTCCCTCGGATCAGATCTGTAGATATACTCGATGACATGTATTTCGCCTCCTCAAATACATCATATACAATATTACTTTGTCTGTCAAAGTAATATGCGTAAAATATTTAATTAAAAAACCTACTGCATACTTAAACATGAAGAAATCCTGTTAAGGTAGAATTTTTGCAGGGCTGCTTTGTTTAGAGGGATCAGTGCTTGATTCTTGATATTTCATCGTATAAAAAAAAGAGTAAGTGACTTATATCACTTACTCCTTTAAACTAAATATCTTAAATTGATTATTCTGATCCACCAGTCCACTCTTCAATTAGATCCCTGTTATCATCGATCCAATTCTGCGCACCTTCTTCTTCTGATTCAGCTTCATTTAATTCTGCCATTAAGCTTCCTAACTGATCATCATTAAGCATGAAGTTATCAAACCACTCAACAATTTCTGGATGTTCATCTTCTAAGCCTAATCGAGCGGCATATAGAATGTTCTCAGAGTCCCCATAAATATTCTTCGGATCCTCGAGGATTTTAAGATCCATTTCTGCGAAGGCCCAGTGTGGTTTCCATAATGTAACAACTACTGGTTCTTCACTTGACATACGGTTATCTAATTCAGCCATCATACTTGGCTCAGACGAAGGAACTAATTCGTAGTCAAGATTATATTCAGCAACTACCTCTTCCGTTAGTCCCATAAGGCTTGATCCCGGATCGATTCCATAAATTTGAGATTCAAACTTCTCTTTATTGGCATTCAAGTCCTCAATACTATTAATATCTTCCATGTAAGAAGGGACAACTAGCGCTAAATCAGTTCCTTCATACCAGTTCTCACGCCAATCAATTTCTTCTTCGTATTCATTATAGAAAGATTTATCTGTATTAGGTAACCAAACCTCCATACCTATATCTAAGTCCTGATTTGCTAATCCTTCATAAAGAATAGCTTTCTCAACAGGCTCTAATGAAACATCATATCCTTTCTCTTCTAATACAATCTTCCACATATTAGACACAGCAACATTTTCTGCCCAGTTGTTCATTCCTATAGATATAGAACCTTTTTCCTCTTCAGCTTCATTACCGTCCCCGCTATCAGCCTGATCATCTTCGCCACCACAGGCAGCAAGAAGCAAGATCAGTCCTAGCACTAAGACTGGAAATAACTTTTTCACGTTTTTCATATAAACACTCCTGATTGAATTAATAAATGATTGTTTCTTAAATGTTCTTACTAAGTAATTTTATTTATCTATTTTAAAAGCTTTTCTTCGAATGGAAACGAAGAAAAATTTTCGACGCCATCTTTTGTTACTAGAAGTTGCTCTTCTAGTTTGACCCCTTCTTTACCTCCAGGCGATCCTATATAGCTTTCTACACTGATCACCATGTTCTCTTCAATGACACCATCGTATCCTTTTTCATCGAAATCTTCCGAATAGACAATGTAAGGGTATTCTCCACTTAACCCAGTACCATGAGCCACTGTAAAGTAACGGTTCGGGAAAAATTCATCTGGAATTTGCCAACCTTTTTCTGCATATTCCTTAAAGGTCATACCTGGCTTAAGCAACTCTTTATTAAATTGAACCTGCTCATATGCAGTTTGATAAAGGCGTCTCTGTTCATCCGTCGGTTTACTGTCACCACAATAAAACGTACGACTAATATCTGTGAAATAGCCTAGTGGTCCGTTCATATCCGTATCGAATGCTACGAGTTCACCCTCATTGATCACTTTATCACTACACTCCTGAAACCATGGGTTCGTTCGTTCCCCAGAGCTTAGCAATCGAGTTTCTACGTAGTCCCCACCTTGAGCAATATTTGTTTGATGAAGGTGTGACCATAATTCATTTTCAGTAACACCAGGTTTAAGTTCTTCCACCATTCGCACCATACCGGCTTCCGCTGTACGAACAGATATTTTCATTGCCTCAATCTCTTCTTTACTCTTTATGCTGCGTGCATGCTCAATCGGTTCTTGGCCGTCAACCACACGCATCCCTTCTTTTGCTAGAGCTATAGCCCCTGAAGGATGAATTTTATCAACAGCAATCTTATTATTTTCTCCGGCGTGTTGTCGCATGAGATCAGCGATTTCTTGGGCCCATTTCTTAGCTGTATCCTCTAAATTATAGCCAGACGCTACATAAGACATAGTCAGTGCCGATCTGACTTCATCTATTGTTTCAATACCTTCTGATAAATGTTCACAGTTAGGGAAGTCAAATAATACAACTGGCCCGTCTGCTGGTATAAAGACATAACGTCCAGGGTTTCGTAACATAAACACTTGCATGTTCCTACTGCCTGTTGCGTACCTCAAATTGACTGGATCGAATAACACAATCCCACCATAACCTAATGATTGTAACTGTTCACGAACTCGTCCAAGTCGGTAGTTGCGCAATTTTACTAGATCGATTTGAGTTTTATCATGTCGAATACTCGTTAATTTATCCATAGTATTTCACCTCCTGTTGCATTAAGTAAGTTATTAACTCTCACCTAACTTATTGTAACATGTTAATAACTTATTGCAACAAGTTGTGACATTTCATCATTTACCGACCGATTTCTATATTATAATTAAAGTTAGATGGTACGTATTTCGTCTTGGAAAATTCGATTGGAGTATGATCTAACCCTAGTGTTAATCTAGTTATTTCGATCAAGGGATCCCCACTCATAATGCCTAATAAATCAGCTTCATGTTGGTTCGCTAGACAAGAAGTCACATTTTCTTTAATGGTTGAATAATTAACCATATGTTTTCCTAACACTGGAAATATATCGAAATAAGTGAAGCCTTCCTTTTCCAATATCTCTCCGATGTAAGTAGGTGTGAATAATTGCTGTAATCCGATTGGGATTCCATCTGCTATACGAATGCGTTCCAACAAATAAACATCAGTATGATCATCGAGTTTCAGCTGATGCTTTGCGAATTGGTGATTATCTGCCTGGTAAGCTCTTAACACTTTCACAGAAAATTCTTCTCCAACTTCATGATGCACAACCCCTGTGTTATTCACATCCTCCTCTGGTGCCGATTTTAACCGAGCCGCCGCACCTCTACGTGTTTCAATGATTCCATCTTGCGCTAAGTCCCGTATTGCCTGACGTACAGTCGTTCGACTAACGTTGTAATACTTCATCAATTGGCTTTCAGAAGGAATTGCGTCACCAGGGTTCCATTCGTTCTCATTTATGCGGTCTATTAATTTACTTTTAATTTGCATATATAATGGGATTTTTCTTTGATTTTCTGACATTTTCACTACTCCTATATTTATCTTTTGATTTAATCTTGTATCCTACTTCTCTCCATTCCACTCCATATAAAACTGGTCTAGGTATATTTCCATGAACCTATGTCTTTCCTCAGCAATTTTTAGGCCTGTCTCGGTATTCATCAAGTCTTTTAACTTCAGTAGTTTTTCATAAAAATGCTGAATGGCTGTTCCGTCCTTTTTTCGATAATCTTCCTCAGTAATTTCTTCTCTTGGTTTCACTTCGGGGTCGTGGATGATGTTCCCTGCTGAACCAGCGTAAGTGAAGCACCTTGCAATCCCAATCGCCCCAATAGCGTCCAGTCGATCTGCATCTTGGACTACTTTTGCTTCTAATGTGGAAGGCGTAGGTTTATTTCCTCCTTTAAAAGATATCGTGGTGATAATTTCGATAATCCGTTTCTGCTCTTTTGAGGGTATCTCCATTTGATCGAACCACTTCATCAGTTGATTCATTGCTCTTTTTGTTTTATTCGTCACTTTTTCATCAATCAGATCATGCGTCAAAGCGGCCATCAAACAAATAAAGTAATCAGCATTTTCTTTTTCCGCAATCTTCTTGGTAAGCTCGGTCACTCGATGGATGTGCCACCAGTCATGGCCTGTACCTTCTCCTTCTAACTGTTTCTGAACATATTTTTCTGTTTCCATAATTATTATTTGTCGTTCCATAAAAATTACCTCTCTAACTGTTTACAAATTTCCAAATGTTGATTATTCTAAGATTATAACAAACTGCATATTCGAACAAACACTAGGGGAGCTACATTTTGTGGCTGAGAAGGCATTGCCTGACCCTTTGAACCCGATCTGGATAATACTAGCGTGGGGAAGTGTAGTAGACTGTATGATTAATAAAATTGAAACCATACATGTAAACTGCATTCCCTTCGGAGTGCAGTTTTTTATTTTTAGGCTAAGTTAAAGTCCGTTTTTGATTTGAAAGGTTAGATTCAATACTACTTCGTTGGTTCTGACGAATTGTGAGCGGTGGCGACTCCTAGGGGATCAGCACGAGCTGAAAATCACGCAAAACTCGCAGTGGCGAGTTTTGGGAAGTTAAAGCCGTGCCCCCAGGAACGCGTCCGCCTTCAAGCAATTCGGCAGAAACAACAACAAACTTTAACAACGCTTATTTTTTAAAAATATTTTAGGAGGTTATTAGTATGAGTAATGATTGTGGAACAAGCAGAATTGCAGGGTGTCAGTTCACTCTTCACCCCATGACAGACAAATTTGTCGATGTAATCCTAGGGGCACTTGAAGAGGTAGATACTACGAATGTCTGGAAGGACACGGACGATGTGAGCACTTGTATACGAGGAAAAATGGTTCATATTTTTGACGTCACTAAGGCGATTTTCCTCCATGCAGCAAAAACGGGTGAACATGTAGCAATGAGCGGGACGTTCTCGATTGGTTGCCCAGGGGATTCTTCCGGCGATGTGTATATGGACGTAACGGATGAAGTATTGAACGAGGTAAAATCGAAAGATATATCTCAAAAAGCAGGCTGTAAATTCGCCCTTTACCCTATGGGCCGTGAAGATTATATGGATAAAATCTATGAACAAATCGATCTATCAAAAGCTCGAGGTGTTGATGTCAGTGCTTCCCACTATGCCACTCGTTTGGACGGGGAAGTTAATGATATTTTTCACACGTTAGAAGAATCATTCGATAAAGTACAAGAAAAAGTCTCACACGTAACGATGACTTTCACAATATCTGCGAATAGTCCATCGACGAAAAAATAGGGGGAATTGATGTGTTAGCAAATTGGAAGTTAAAAGAGATCGTTTTAATGTCCATACTGGGTGTGGTCTTTGCTTTAGTATATTTATTGTTTTTCTTTTTCGGTCAAGTGATTCGAAATATCTTGACTCCGTTCGGCCTTGCGGCATTTGGCTATGAGATCATTTTCGGCATTTGGTTCATCGTTTCGATCATAGCAGCTTATATCATCCGAAAACCTGGAGCTGCATTCACTTCTGAAGTCATTGCCGGGGTGGTACAGGTGCTAGTTGGTAGTCCTGCAGGTCCTGCGTTGATTCTTACTGCCGCTGTTCAAGGGGCTGGTGCAGAGCTTCCATTTGCACTGACTAAATGGCGAGATTATCGTCTAAGAATATTAGTCTTAGCCGGAGTATCTGCTGCCTTCTTCAGTTTCTTCTGGCATCTATATTCTTCAGGGAACATCATTTTAGCCCCATGGTTGATTATTGCTACGTTTGTCGTCCGACTGATCAGTGGTGCATTACTGGCAGGTGTACTCGGCAAATGGCTGAGTGACCAATTAGCGAAGACAGGCGTCGTGCGTGGATATGCTCTTGGAAAGGAGAAGCAAGAACAACGTGAAGACCGTGCAGCATAACTTTCAAAATCAACCACCATTAATCGAGTTGAAGAATTTCTCTTTCGGCTATGAAAAAAGTGAATGGACGTTAAATAATTTATCGTTTTCAATCAATGATGATGAAACCATTTTATTAATGGGGTCTAGTGGATCAGGCAAAAGCAGCCTCGCTCTTTGCCTGAACGGCTTGTACCCAGAAGCCGTAGAGGGATATTCAAAAGGTTCAGTCTTATTTATGGGCCACGATATTTCGGAAATGAAAAAGGGTGTACTGAATCAAAAAATAGGTATCGTTTTCCAAGATCCAGAGAGTCAATTTTGCATGATCACTGTGGAGGATGAGCTTGCTTTTACATTGGAGAACTTAAGTGTTCCACGTGAGGAAATCGATTGTAAAATCGGGAATATCCTTCAAACCATAGGGATGGAAAAATACAGACATGAGAAGATTCATGAACTTTCTGGAGGTCAAAAACAGAAAATAGCCTTAGCTGCTGTATTGTTGATGGAACCTGAACTACTCATATTAGATGAGCCAACAGCTAACCTAGACCCTGTATCAAGTCTTGAGTTTATTCAATTAATTGAGAGAATCCAACAAGAACAGAATATAAGTTTACTTGTAATAGAGCACCAAGCAGAGGATTGGCAAGAAGCCGCTTCTAGATTGATTGTTATTGATAGTAAAGGAGAAATACTTCTCGACGATAAGCCTGAATATATTTTCACCAACCACCAAGAGTTATTGAATGAGGAAGGTATATTTCTGCCGAAAGAATTTCAGGATACACCAGCACTCGCCTTTACTCAACCTAAACCTCGTGTATCATCAGAAAAAATTTTATCGCTTGAAAATGTATCTTTTTCAAGAAAATCAAAACAAATTCTTAATGATATTTCCATGGATATCCACAGAAGAGAAATCATCGCAATTGCAGGTGAAAATGGAGCAGGAAAATCGACTTTACTACAGATAATATCTGCCCTTCTCCCTATAAATGAAGGGAAAATTAACTTCCTTGGTCAACCCATTTCAGAATGGGGCGAAAATGACCTCCGTAAAAGGATGGGGTTCGTTTTTCAAAACCCTGAGCATCAGTTCATCACCGACACTGTATATGATGAATTGGCTTTTGGATTGCGGTTGAATCATGCAGATGATAAAAAAATCAATTCCACTGTTAGTGAGTTGATGCACTTCTTTCATTTAGAAAAAGAAAAATGGAAGAATCCGTTTTCGCTGAGTGGAGGGCAAAAAAGAAGATTAAGCGTCGCCACGATGTTGGATGAAACACCAGATCTACTTCTTTTCGATGAACCTACGTTCGGACAGGACGCAAAAACTTCTAGTGAATTAATGAAAAAAATGATCGAGTTGACTGAAATGGGGGTTGCTATAGTTATGGTTACACACGATATGGAATTAGTGGACCGTTATTGTGACCGGGTAATGGTATTGAATGAAGGAAGTATAGCTTTCCAAGGAAAGCCTAAATCACTTTGGAGAAATAACGAGTTACTGAACCGTTCAAGGTTGAGGAAGCCTCACCGAGTTCGCTTTAGAAATGATATGGATGAGGAAGCTGTTTATGATCTCCTCTATTAATCCGAGTGTAAAAGCTATAGCGGTCTTGATCCCTGGAGTTCTCCTGGGGTTCATGTTTGATATATTCACACCACTAGCCTATTTCATTTTCATCCTATTAGTGACGTTTACCATTTCAGGAATATCAATTGTTAAATGGCTCAAGATCTTCAGTGCATTCTTAGTATTGGTTTTGGGTTTCGCGTGGATGACGATGCTTTATGCCAGCGATACATACGCTGGTGGTGAAGTATTATTCGAAGTGTGGGAATTTGATGTAACAACGGGCAGCGTGATGATTGCGATTAGCTTGGCATTAAGGTCCATGTGTTTCTTATCGTTATCATTGCTGTTTGTGCTAACAACTGATTCGACGAAATTCATGTTAAGTCTGATGCAGCAATTAAAGCTTCCGCCAAAGTTGACCTATGGAATCTTGGCTGGGTATCGATTCCTCCCTACTTTCCAAGAAGAGTTATCTGTTTTGCGAAAGGCACACCGCATTCGCGGCGTGAAAAGATCTCGTGGCATTCGAGGGAGAATCAACCAGTTCAAGCGTTATTCGATCCCTTTACTAGCTAACGCTATCCGAAAAGCTGAAAGGGTGGCCATTGCAATGGAGTCTAAAGGCTTCACCGATGAGCGCGACCGTACCCATTATCATGAGATGAAGGTGCGAACAAGAGACTGGGTCTTCTTCGGGGCTATCGTAGGGATGTTTTTCGTTATCGTCATAACCTCTTACTCCCTCGGTTACCTAAATATATTTGGTAGGAAAGTTTAGTAGATATTGTCCGATAGGGAGCTCCCTATTGGACTTTTGTCTGCCTAATAAATCGTCTCGTGGATATCAACCTTTTCATAGACCTCTCCACCCGCTACTGCCATGCGATAGAATGACTCAGGGTTTCCAGTGGTATCATTCAAATAATTAATCACCAAAAAATCTATTTCGTCTACCTCGTTACTAAAAGCAACTCCAACCGAAAGCTCAAGTTTTCCGTCAGCAATTCCTTGAAGATCGACTTCATCTAATTCTGGAACAAACTCATAACCTTCTTCTTTACCAAAGTCATATTGGTAAATTTGCCTGTTCTCCATTGCTCCTCTCACTTCTACATATTTATATCCACGAAAAAATTCAACAACGTTTTGTTTCGTCCAGTTTAGTTGTACGTGCTGTTTAATGAAATCCATTTTTTCTTCCTTTGGTTGATCTGCTACCTGCTCAAAGTAGGTGCTAGAGTCATTACTTCCCGTTTCTCCATTTACAGATACTTCGCCCTTTCGCTTTTCACCAGCATCAACCTCAGCATGTTGCTTAGCACCAAAGGTAAGGTTTGGCTGTTCCGATTTGATTTCAGGTATCTGAAC
Above is a window of Halalkalibacillus sediminis DNA encoding:
- a CDS encoding PadR family transcriptional regulator, which translates into the protein MSSSISTDLIRGNTTTIILNVLRQGDSYGYEIYKKIISLSDNQYELKEATLYTAFRRLEKDGFIESYWGDETQGGRRKYYRLTEEGKNKYEASKDEWLFAKEILDQLITGGSEDGSE
- a CDS encoding glycine betaine ABC transporter substrate-binding protein; translation: MKNVKKLFPVLVLGLILLLAACGGEDDQADSGDGNEAEEEKGSISIGMNNWAENVAVSNMWKIVLEEKGYDVSLEPVEKAILYEGLANQDLDIGMEVWLPNTDKSFYNEYEEEIDWRENWYEGTDLALVVPSYMEDINSIEDLNANKEKFESQIYGIDPGSSLMGLTEEVVAEYNLDYELVPSSEPSMMAELDNRMSSEEPVVVTLWKPHWAFAEMDLKILEDPKNIYGDSENILYAARLGLEDEHPEIVEWFDNFMLNDDQLGSLMAELNEAESEEEGAQNWIDDNRDLIEEWTGGSE
- a CDS encoding M24 family metallopeptidase encodes the protein MDKLTSIRHDKTQIDLVKLRNYRLGRVREQLQSLGYGGIVLFDPVNLRYATGSRNMQVFMLRNPGRYVFIPADGPVVLFDFPNCEHLSEGIETIDEVRSALTMSYVASGYNLEDTAKKWAQEIADLMRQHAGENNKIAVDKIHPSGAIALAKEGMRVVDGQEPIEHARSIKSKEEIEAMKISVRTAEAGMVRMVEELKPGVTENELWSHLHQTNIAQGGDYVETRLLSSGERTNPWFQECSDKVINEGELVAFDTDMNGPLGYFTDISRTFYCGDSKPTDEQRRLYQTAYEQVQFNKELLKPGMTFKEYAEKGWQIPDEFFPNRYFTVAHGTGLSGEYPYIVYSEDFDEKGYDGVIEENMVISVESYIGSPGGKEGVKLEEQLLVTKDGVENFSSFPFEEKLLK
- a CDS encoding GntR family transcriptional regulator — its product is MSENQRKIPLYMQIKSKLIDRINENEWNPGDAIPSESQLMKYYNVSRTTVRQAIRDLAQDGIIETRRGAAARLKSAPEEDVNNTGVVHHEVGEEFSVKVLRAYQADNHQFAKHQLKLDDHTDVYLLERIRIADGIPIGLQQLFTPTYIGEILEKEGFTYFDIFPVLGKHMVNYSTIKENVTSCLANQHEADLLGIMSGDPLIEITRLTLGLDHTPIEFSKTKYVPSNFNYNIEIGR
- a CDS encoding HD domain-containing protein; this encodes MERQIIIMETEKYVQKQLEGEGTGHDWWHIHRVTELTKKIAEKENADYFICLMAALTHDLIDEKVTNKTKRAMNQLMKWFDQMEIPSKEQKRIIEIITTISFKGGNKPTPSTLEAKVVQDADRLDAIGAIGIARCFTYAGSAGNIIHDPEVKPREEITEEDYRKKDGTAIQHFYEKLLKLKDLMNTETGLKIAEERHRFMEIYLDQFYMEWNGEK
- a CDS encoding YkoF family thiamine/hydroxymethylpyrimidine-binding protein, whose translation is MSNDCGTSRIAGCQFTLHPMTDKFVDVILGALEEVDTTNVWKDTDDVSTCIRGKMVHIFDVTKAIFLHAAKTGEHVAMSGTFSIGCPGDSSGDVYMDVTDEVLNEVKSKDISQKAGCKFALYPMGREDYMDKIYEQIDLSKARGVDVSASHYATRLDGEVNDIFHTLEESFDKVQEKVSHVTMTFTISANSPSTKK
- a CDS encoding ECF transporter S component is translated as MLANWKLKEIVLMSILGVVFALVYLLFFFFGQVIRNILTPFGLAAFGYEIIFGIWFIVSIIAAYIIRKPGAAFTSEVIAGVVQVLVGSPAGPALILTAAVQGAGAELPFALTKWRDYRLRILVLAGVSAAFFSFFWHLYSSGNIILAPWLIIATFVVRLISGALLAGVLGKWLSDQLAKTGVVRGYALGKEKQEQREDRAA
- a CDS encoding ABC transporter ATP-binding protein, whose protein sequence is MKTVQHNFQNQPPLIELKNFSFGYEKSEWTLNNLSFSINDDETILLMGSSGSGKSSLALCLNGLYPEAVEGYSKGSVLFMGHDISEMKKGVLNQKIGIVFQDPESQFCMITVEDELAFTLENLSVPREEIDCKIGNILQTIGMEKYRHEKIHELSGGQKQKIALAAVLLMEPELLILDEPTANLDPVSSLEFIQLIERIQQEQNISLLVIEHQAEDWQEAASRLIVIDSKGEILLDDKPEYIFTNHQELLNEEGIFLPKEFQDTPALAFTQPKPRVSSEKILSLENVSFSRKSKQILNDISMDIHRREIIAIAGENGAGKSTLLQIISALLPINEGKINFLGQPISEWGENDLRKRMGFVFQNPEHQFITDTVYDELAFGLRLNHADDKKINSTVSELMHFFHLEKEKWKNPFSLSGGQKRRLSVATMLDETPDLLLFDEPTFGQDAKTSSELMKKMIELTEMGVAIVMVTHDMELVDRYCDRVMVLNEGSIAFQGKPKSLWRNNELLNRSRLRKPHRVRFRNDMDEEAVYDLLY
- a CDS encoding energy-coupling factor transporter transmembrane component T family protein; translated protein: MISSINPSVKAIAVLIPGVLLGFMFDIFTPLAYFIFILLVTFTISGISIVKWLKIFSAFLVLVLGFAWMTMLYASDTYAGGEVLFEVWEFDVTTGSVMIAISLALRSMCFLSLSLLFVLTTDSTKFMLSLMQQLKLPPKLTYGILAGYRFLPTFQEELSVLRKAHRIRGVKRSRGIRGRINQFKRYSIPLLANAIRKAERVAIAMESKGFTDERDRTHYHEMKVRTRDWVFFGAIVGMFFVIVITSYSLGYLNIFGRKV